The following coding sequences are from one Ramlibacter henchirensis window:
- a CDS encoding TetR/AcrR family transcriptional regulator — protein MEAKTQRSELTRAAIIGAALDLAAAEGLESITLQAVADRIGLSKSGVFSRVGSRETLQKAVVEEFGRRFIDDVFVPAMQQPKGLPRLDTIVQRWIVRTRDVEAKSGCVFSAGAFELDDKEGPLRDHLHNEIMRWRSALRRTVMQAIEAGHLKAGTDPEQLVSEIYSLMLGMVHDVRFMRDPRTAERVQSTWRRLLSTYLA, from the coding sequence ATGGAAGCCAAGACCCAGCGCAGCGAACTGACCCGCGCCGCCATCATCGGCGCGGCGCTGGACCTCGCCGCGGCCGAGGGGCTGGAGTCGATCACGCTGCAAGCCGTGGCGGACCGCATCGGGCTTTCCAAGAGCGGCGTGTTCTCCCGCGTCGGCTCGCGCGAGACGCTGCAGAAGGCCGTGGTCGAGGAGTTCGGCCGGCGCTTCATCGACGACGTATTCGTGCCCGCGATGCAGCAGCCCAAGGGCCTGCCGCGGCTGGACACCATCGTGCAGCGCTGGATCGTGCGCACCCGTGATGTCGAAGCCAAATCCGGCTGTGTGTTCTCCGCGGGCGCCTTCGAGCTGGACGACAAGGAAGGCCCGCTGCGCGACCACCTGCACAACGAGATCATGCGCTGGCGTTCCGCCCTGCGCCGCACGGTGATGCAGGCCATCGAAGCCGGCCACCTCAAGGCCGGCACCGACCCCGAGCAGCTGGTCAGCGAGATCTATTCGCTGATGCTGGGCATGGTGCACGACGTTCGCTTCATGCGCGACCCGCGCACCGCCGAGCGCGTGCAGTCGACCTGGCGCCGGCTGCTCTCCACCTACCTGGCCTGA